The following proteins are co-located in the Gorilla gorilla gorilla isolate KB3781 chromosome 7, NHGRI_mGorGor1-v2.1_pri, whole genome shotgun sequence genome:
- the LOC101145965 gene encoding 26S proteasome regulatory subunit 10B-like gives MADPRDKALRDYLKKLLEHKEIDGRLKELREQLKELTKQYEKSENDLKALRSVGQIVGEVFKQLTEEKFIVKATNGPRYVVGCRPQLDKSKLKPGTRVALDMTPLTIMRYLPREVDPLVYNMSHENPGNVSYSEIGGLSEQIRELREVIELPLTNPELFQRVGIIPPKGCLLYGPPGTGKTLLARAIASQLDCNFLKVVSSSIVDKYIGESAHLIREMFNYARDHQPCIIFMDEIDAIGGRRFSEGTSADREIQRTLMELLNQMDGFDTLHRVKMIMATNRPDTLDPALLRPGRLDRKIHIDLPNEQARLDILKIHAGPITKHGEIDYEAIVKLSDGFNGADLRNVCTEAGMFAIRADHDFVVQEDFMKAVRKVADSKKLESKLDYKPV, from the coding sequence ATGGCGGACCCTAGAGATAAGGCGCTTCGGGACTACCTCAAGAAGCTGCTTGAGCACAAGGAGATCGACGGCCGTCTTAAGGAGTTAAGGGAACAATTAAAAGAACTTACCAAGCAGTATGAAAAGTCTGAAAACGATCTGAAGGCCCTACGAAGTGTTGGGCAGATTGTGGGTGAAGTGTTTAAAcagttaactgaagaaaaattcaTTGTTAAAGCTACCAATGGACCAAGATATGTTGTGGGTTGTCGTCCACAGCTTGACAAAAGTAAGCTGAAGCCAGGAACAAGAGTTGCTTTGGATATGACTCCACTAACTATCATGAGATATTTGCCAAGAGAGGTGGATCCACTGGTTTATAACATGTCTCATGAGAACCCTGGGAATGTTTCTTATTCTGAGATTGGAGGGCTATCAGAACAGATCCGGGAATTAAGAGAGGTGATAGAATTACCTCTTACAAACCCAGAGTTATTTCAGCGTGTAGGAATAATACCTCCAAAAGGCTGTTTGTTATATGGACCACCAGGTACGGGAAAAACACTCTTGGCACGAGCCATTGCTAGCCAGCTGGACTGCAATTTCTTAAAGGTTGTATCTAGTTCTATTGTAGACAAGTACATTGGTGAAAGTGCTCATTTGATCAGAGAAATGTTTAATTATGCTAGAGATCATCAACCATGCATCATTTTTATGGATGAAATAGATGCTATTGGTGGTCGTCGGTTTTCTGAGGGTACTTCAGCTGACAGAGAGATTCAGAGAACGTTAATGGAGTTACTGAATCAAATGGATGGATTTGATACTCTGCATAGAGTTAAAATGATCATGGCTACAAACAGACCAGATACACTGGATCCTGCTTTGCTGCGTCCAGGAAGATTagatagaaaaatacatattgatTTGCCAAATGAACAAGCAAGATTAGACATACTGAAAATCCATGCAGGTCCCATTACAAAGCATGGTGAAATAGATTATGAAGCAATTGTGAAGCTTTCAGATGGCTTTAATGGAGCAGACCTGAGAAATGTTTGTACTGAAGCAGGTATGTTCGCAATTCGTGCTGATCATGATTTTGTAGTACAGGAAGACTTCATGAAAGCAGTCAGAAAAGTGGCTGATTCTAAGAAGCTGGAGTCTAAATTGGACTACAAACCTGTGTAA